The Oleidesulfovibrio alaskensis DSM 16109 genome has a segment encoding these proteins:
- a CDS encoding HisA/HisF-related TIM barrel protein, which produces MLKQRVMAKLLITGNTCVQSRGFGAYTPLGRPDIAVAYLDAWGADELVCLHIDHAGRGDAAYLDAVRRYAAGCHVPLAVGGGMGSEEQIHGALSNGADKVVVNSLLHMRPGVITAAAKRFGCQSLIVSVDVQNENGRYVVYSHGGRVRSAMPLEDVVLLAADCGAGELMICHMEREGRSCGYDSALLEKVRSLTALPVIASGGYSSPADVLACFNAGMSGVAIGNALHHAEHSLAVIKSCLAERGANIRNDGPVRYVPELVDGSDRPAKLSEETLLQLRFRKNVPVSI; this is translated from the coding sequence ATGCTTAAACAGCGGGTCATGGCCAAACTGCTCATCACAGGCAATACCTGCGTGCAGTCTCGCGGATTCGGCGCGTATACCCCGCTGGGCAGGCCCGATATCGCGGTGGCGTATCTTGATGCATGGGGGGCCGATGAGCTTGTGTGTCTGCACATAGACCATGCGGGCCGTGGCGATGCGGCGTATCTGGATGCCGTACGCCGGTATGCGGCCGGATGTCATGTACCGCTGGCTGTCGGAGGCGGCATGGGGTCGGAAGAGCAGATACACGGGGCGCTGAGCAACGGGGCCGATAAAGTTGTGGTCAACTCGCTGCTGCATATGCGGCCCGGCGTTATCACTGCGGCGGCAAAGCGTTTCGGTTGTCAGTCGCTCATTGTTTCGGTGGACGTGCAGAACGAGAACGGCCGGTATGTGGTTTACAGCCACGGCGGGCGGGTGCGTTCGGCCATGCCGCTGGAAGATGTGGTGCTGCTGGCCGCCGACTGCGGCGCGGGTGAACTGATGATCTGCCACATGGAAAGGGAAGGCCGCAGCTGCGGTTACGACAGTGCTCTGCTGGAAAAGGTGCGTTCGCTTACCGCACTGCCCGTCATCGCCAGCGGAGGGTACAGCAGCCCGGCCGATGTGCTTGCCTGTTTCAATGCGGGCATGTCGGGTGTGGCCATAGGGAACGCGCTGCATCATGCCGAGCACAGTCTTGCCGTTATCAAAAGTTGTCTGGCAGAGCGCGGGGCAAATATCCGCAACGACGGTCCCGTACGCTATGTGCCGGAACTGGTGGACGGTTCCGACCGTCCGGCAAAGCTGTCCGAAGAAACGCTGCTGCAGCTCCGTTTCCGCAAAAACGTTCCTGTCAGTATCTGA
- a CDS encoding PEP/pyruvate-binding domain-containing protein, translating into MFTFCTKANTLKKMQPLLTRSVVPDSFVLRASEWNSCKHALHARMQEQLACETVIVRSSAINEDGHEFSMAGAYTSILDVPLHDAAAVDAAINRVIASYLALNKPHKEDQVLVQPMISRISMSGVVLTQDLTSGAPYYVINYDDSSGRADSVTAGTGDTSRTLIVRRECTASVQSSRFRKLIEAVQEIEALTCSTALDIEFIVDADETIYTVQIRPMAVSQNWNRGISKKINATLEQIKSFIACRLHPVHGAAGSRSVWGIMPDWNPVEMLGAAPRRLAWSLYKYLITDSVWAQARAMMGYKDMGRRPLMHSFGGRMYIDVRESFNSFLPAGLPAPLQEKLVDMWLDRLEKHPELHDKVEFDVAVTAYTPDFRERVAPALLSGLTPQELDVYAAALKDMTCRILCGPQDILEESLGRIEKLDDGLGDAACAAGSPQPRLFFVQALLDRCRSNGTRPFSVVARCAFIAEAQLRGLVHCGCLSAGRAAAFRGSVRTVLSAFLDDLGRCASSQLSRDDFMRQYGHLRPSSYDILSLRYDQRITQLTPAAAPAAACTPADFVLTPQEVRSVDAVLEAHGYGCDAARLFSFMRRAIAGREYAKFRFSKHLSDSIESIAAWGESMGLTRDELAHLDIHDLLRCLSEVPCAESTEEYLRGRAQANAQEFEVTQALRMPFLVTSPSDIDVVPLLKSRPNFITTRYVQAKVILLTGQEISARNLHGRIVLIEGADPGFDWIFAHNIAGLITKYGGANSHMAIRCAEMDLPAAIGCGEQLFDAFSQAAELKLDCASEHITVL; encoded by the coding sequence ATGTTTACATTTTGTACAAAAGCAAACACTCTGAAGAAAATGCAACCGTTGCTCACCAGAAGCGTGGTGCCTGACAGTTTTGTTCTGCGTGCATCGGAATGGAACAGCTGCAAACACGCGCTGCATGCCCGGATGCAGGAGCAGCTGGCGTGTGAAACCGTCATAGTGCGCAGCAGCGCCATTAACGAGGACGGACACGAATTTTCCATGGCGGGCGCCTATACAAGTATTCTTGATGTGCCGCTGCATGACGCTGCCGCGGTGGATGCAGCCATCAACAGGGTTATCGCTTCGTATCTGGCTCTGAACAAGCCTCATAAAGAAGATCAGGTACTTGTGCAGCCCATGATCTCCCGTATCAGTATGTCCGGCGTGGTGCTGACACAGGATTTGACCAGCGGCGCCCCCTATTATGTGATAAATTATGACGATTCGTCAGGTCGTGCCGATTCTGTCACAGCGGGCACAGGTGACACGAGCAGAACGCTTATTGTACGGCGCGAGTGCACGGCCAGCGTGCAGTCGTCACGATTCCGCAAGCTGATAGAGGCCGTGCAGGAAATAGAAGCTCTGACATGCAGCACCGCTCTGGATATAGAATTTATCGTGGACGCGGATGAGACAATTTATACGGTGCAGATACGCCCCATGGCTGTAAGCCAGAACTGGAACAGGGGCATAAGTAAGAAAATCAATGCCACGCTGGAACAGATAAAGTCCTTTATAGCCTGCCGCCTGCACCCTGTGCACGGGGCAGCCGGCAGCCGCTCCGTATGGGGCATCATGCCCGACTGGAATCCGGTGGAAATGCTGGGAGCCGCCCCGCGCAGGCTGGCATGGTCACTGTACAAATATCTCATCACGGATTCCGTATGGGCGCAGGCCCGGGCCATGATGGGGTACAAGGATATGGGCAGGCGTCCGCTGATGCACAGTTTCGGGGGGCGCATGTATATCGATGTGCGCGAGAGTTTCAATTCTTTTCTGCCTGCCGGCCTGCCGGCACCCCTGCAGGAAAAGCTGGTAGACATGTGGCTGGACCGGCTAGAGAAGCATCCCGAGCTGCATGACAAGGTAGAGTTCGATGTGGCGGTGACGGCTTACACTCCTGATTTCCGGGAGCGGGTCGCTCCTGCGTTGCTTTCGGGGCTGACGCCTCAGGAGCTTGATGTTTATGCCGCCGCTCTGAAAGATATGACATGCAGGATACTTTGCGGCCCTCAGGATATTCTGGAAGAGAGCCTCGGGCGCATCGAAAAGCTGGATGACGGTCTGGGTGATGCCGCCTGTGCTGCAGGCAGTCCGCAGCCGCGGCTGTTTTTTGTGCAGGCTCTGCTGGACAGGTGCAGAAGTAACGGTACCAGACCTTTTTCCGTTGTGGCGCGCTGCGCCTTTATTGCAGAAGCCCAGCTGCGGGGGCTGGTGCATTGCGGATGCCTTTCGGCCGGGCGTGCGGCGGCCTTCAGAGGTTCGGTTCGCACGGTGCTTTCGGCATTTCTGGATGATCTGGGCAGGTGTGCTTCCAGCCAGCTTTCCAGAGACGATTTCATGCGGCAGTACGGGCACCTGCGTCCCAGTTCGTACGATATTCTTTCGCTGCGTTATGATCAGCGCATTACACAGCTGACCCCTGCCGCAGCACCCGCGGCAGCCTGCACTCCTGCTGATTTTGTGCTTACGCCGCAGGAAGTCCGGTCTGTGGACGCCGTGCTGGAGGCACACGGCTACGGTTGCGACGCCGCCCGTCTCTTCAGCTTTATGCGACGCGCCATAGCCGGCAGGGAATATGCCAAGTTCCGTTTTTCAAAACACCTGAGCGATTCCATCGAGAGCATTGCGGCATGGGGTGAAAGCATGGGACTGACCCGCGACGAACTTGCTCATCTCGATATCCACGATTTGCTCCGGTGTCTTTCCGAAGTGCCCTGTGCAGAGTCAACAGAGGAATATCTGCGTGGCAGGGCTCAGGCCAATGCACAGGAATTCGAGGTGACGCAGGCTCTCAGAATGCCTTTTCTGGTGACATCCCCTTCGGACATCGATGTGGTTCCGCTGCTTAAATCACGCCCCAACTTCATCACCACAAGGTATGTGCAGGCCAAAGTCATCCTGCTGACAGGACAGGAGATAAGCGCGCGCAACCTGCACGGCAGAATAGTGCTCATCGAGGGTGCCGACCCCGGGTTCGACTGGATTTTTGCACACAATATCGCGGGGCTGATCACAAAATACGGCGGAGCGAATTCACATATGGCCATACGTTGCGCGGAAATGGACCTGCCCGCCGCCATAGGATGCGGCGAGCAGCTGTTCGATGCGTTTTCGCAGGCGGCCGAGCTGAAACTTGACTGTGCTTCCGAACACATAACCGTCCTGTAG
- the cysC gene encoding adenylyl-sulfate kinase, translating to MVIWIIGLSGAGKTTLAQETVRLMRRQMDNVVLLDGDAVRSMLGDDLGHTLADRKKNADRLCRMGRFLDAQNIHVVCAVLSVFEQSRRWNRQNIENYYEVYIDAPLDMLEQRDPKGLYARARRGEIADFPGVSMEFPVPRHPDLVISNDGTLEGLLCHAPALAALAGGAR from the coding sequence ATGGTGATATGGATTATCGGGCTGTCCGGAGCGGGCAAAACAACGCTGGCGCAGGAAACCGTGAGGCTTATGCGGCGGCAGATGGATAATGTGGTGTTGCTGGACGGCGACGCGGTGCGCAGCATGCTCGGAGATGATCTGGGGCATACGCTGGCGGACAGAAAGAAAAATGCCGACAGGCTGTGTCGCATGGGCCGGTTTCTGGACGCGCAGAATATTCATGTGGTCTGCGCCGTGCTGTCTGTTTTTGAGCAGTCGCGCCGCTGGAACAGGCAGAACATAGAAAATTATTACGAAGTATACATTGATGCTCCGCTGGACATGCTTGAGCAACGCGATCCCAAGGGGTTGTACGCGCGGGCGCGGCGGGGAGAGATAGCCGACTTTCCCGGTGTGTCCATGGAGTTTCCCGTGCCGCGTCACCCCGACCTTGTGATCAGCAATGACGGGACGCTGGAGGGACTGCTTTGTCATGCTCCGGCGCTGGCGGCTCTTGCCGGAGGTGCGCGCTGA